In Paraburkholderia phenazinium, one DNA window encodes the following:
- a CDS encoding RNA-binding S4 domain-containing protein codes for MNYRISTEPGARLRIDKWLWAARFFKTRSLAADAVDKGHVRIGGATVKPAKDVRVGDLVEVEIERIVWQVEVLGMCDVRGPASVAQTLYAETEDSKVKRQVEQERRKTYREPAAALHGRPTKRDRRTIDKLSGGD; via the coding sequence ATGAACTACAGGATTTCAACCGAACCGGGTGCGCGTCTGCGTATCGACAAATGGCTTTGGGCTGCACGCTTCTTCAAGACGCGCTCGCTGGCGGCGGATGCCGTCGATAAAGGCCATGTGCGTATCGGCGGGGCCACGGTCAAGCCGGCAAAGGACGTGCGGGTCGGCGATCTCGTTGAAGTCGAGATCGAAAGGATCGTTTGGCAGGTCGAGGTGCTGGGCATGTGCGATGTGCGCGGGCCCGCCAGCGTGGCGCAAACGCTTTACGCGGAAACCGAGGACAGCAAGGTAAAGCGGCAGGTGGAACAGGAGCGGCGCAAGACGTATCGCGAACCGGCGGCCGCCTTGCACGGGCGTCCTACCAAGCGCGACCGGCGCACTATCGACAAACTTTCAGGTGGGGATTGA
- the hemH gene encoding ferrochelatase, translated as MRFDLERPSQPATAHRVAVLLINLGTPDAPTPKAVRRYLAQFLSDPRVVEIPAAVWQVILRLLILPFRGRSSARKYAAVWTPEGSPLRVFTEKQVEGLRHLLQANDYTVLVDYAMRYGMPGIPDMLNQLKLAGAERVLLVPMYPQYSSSTTATAFDAAFAALGRMRNQLEIRTVRQYADHPAYIAALAAQVHQYWHAHGRPDFAAGDKLVLSFHGVPKRTLDLGDPYHDQCQQTGALLMQALELTSVECRITFQSRFGKAEWLQPYTAPTLKELGAAGVRRADVFCPGFTADCLETIEEIGMEVRDEFVHAGGKEFHRIPCLNASQAWIAALGEIVAQNLQGWPVQAASLQGVVEA; from the coding sequence ATGCGTTTCGACCTCGAGCGGCCATCTCAGCCCGCCACAGCCCATCGTGTTGCGGTGTTGCTGATCAATCTGGGCACGCCCGACGCTCCAACGCCGAAGGCCGTGCGGCGCTACCTCGCGCAGTTTTTGTCGGACCCACGGGTGGTCGAGATTCCCGCCGCCGTCTGGCAGGTCATCTTGCGGCTCCTGATCCTGCCGTTTCGCGGGCGCTCGTCGGCGCGCAAGTATGCCGCGGTGTGGACGCCGGAAGGCTCGCCGTTGCGCGTGTTCACCGAGAAGCAGGTGGAAGGGTTGCGGCATCTGCTGCAGGCGAACGACTACACGGTGCTCGTCGACTACGCCATGCGCTATGGCATGCCGGGCATTCCGGACATGCTGAACCAGCTCAAGCTGGCCGGTGCGGAACGTGTGCTGCTCGTGCCGATGTATCCGCAATACTCGTCGTCGACCACCGCCACGGCTTTCGACGCCGCATTTGCGGCGCTTGGGCGCATGCGCAACCAGCTGGAAATCCGCACCGTCCGCCAGTATGCGGATCATCCGGCCTATATCGCGGCGCTGGCGGCGCAGGTGCACCAGTATTGGCACGCTCACGGCCGTCCGGATTTCGCAGCAGGCGACAAGCTGGTGCTGAGCTTCCACGGTGTGCCCAAGCGCACGCTCGATCTGGGCGATCCGTATCACGACCAGTGTCAGCAAACCGGGGCGCTGCTGATGCAGGCGCTTGAGCTGACATCGGTCGAATGCCGCATTACGTTTCAGTCGCGCTTCGGCAAGGCCGAATGGCTGCAGCCCTACACCGCGCCGACGCTCAAGGAACTGGGCGCCGCGGGTGTCCGTCGGGCCGACGTGTTTTGTCCGGGTTTTACCGCTGACTGCCTCGAAACGATCGAGGAAATCGGCATGGAGGTTCGCGACGAGTTCGTTCACGCCGGCGGCAAGGAGTTTCACCGGATTCCTTGCCTGAACGCCTCGCAGGCGTGGATTGCCGCGCTTGGTGAGATCGTCGCGCAGAATCTGCAGGGCTGGCCGGTGCAGGCGGCTTCGCTGCAAGGGGTGGTGGAGGCGTGA
- the hrcA gene encoding heat-inducible transcriptional repressor HrcA → MLDPRAQTLLKTLIERYIAEGQPVGSRTLSRYSGLELSPATIRNVMSDLEELGLVISPHTSAGRIPTPRGYRLFVDTMLTVESAADEEAVTRTVKTTLQAGEPQKIVAAAASVLSSLSQFAGVVLTPRRSHVFKQIEFMRLSDKRILLIIVTPEGDVQNRIMATQRDFSPSQLVEASNYINAHFAGLSFDEVRRRLREEIDELRGDMTTLMHAAVTASTDEADTGETVLISGERNLLEVADLSSDMARLRKLFDVFDQKTSLLQLLDVSSHAQGVQIFIGGESNLVPIEEMSVVTAPYEVNGKIVGTLGVIGPTRMAYNRVIPIVDITARLLSLTLSQQ, encoded by the coding sequence ATGCTAGATCCTCGCGCACAAACCCTCCTCAAAACGCTGATCGAGCGCTATATCGCCGAGGGTCAGCCGGTCGGCTCGCGCACGTTGTCCCGCTATTCCGGCCTCGAACTGAGCCCGGCGACCATCCGCAACGTGATGTCCGATCTGGAGGAGCTGGGGCTCGTAATCAGCCCGCATACTTCGGCGGGCCGCATTCCGACGCCGCGTGGCTACCGCCTTTTCGTCGACACCATGCTCACGGTCGAGTCCGCCGCGGACGAAGAAGCCGTCACCCGTACCGTCAAGACCACCTTGCAGGCGGGCGAGCCGCAGAAGATTGTGGCGGCGGCGGCGAGCGTGCTGTCCAGCCTGTCGCAGTTTGCCGGCGTGGTGCTGACGCCGCGGCGCAGCCATGTGTTCAAGCAGATCGAGTTCATGCGCCTGTCGGACAAGCGCATTCTGCTGATCATCGTCACGCCCGAGGGTGACGTGCAGAACCGCATCATGGCGACGCAGCGCGACTTTTCGCCGTCGCAACTGGTGGAAGCCTCCAATTACATCAACGCACACTTCGCCGGCCTGTCCTTCGACGAGGTGCGCCGACGCCTGCGCGAAGAGATCGACGAACTGCGCGGCGACATGACTACGCTGATGCACGCGGCCGTCACCGCCAGCACCGACGAAGCCGACACCGGCGAGACCGTATTGATTTCCGGCGAGCGCAATCTGCTCGAAGTGGCCGACCTGTCTTCCGACATGGCGCGGCTGCGCAAGCTGTTTGATGTATTCGACCAAAAGACCAGCCTCCTTCAGTTACTCGACGTGTCGAGTCACGCCCAGGGCGTGCAGATTTTCATTGGCGGCGAGTCGAATCTCGTGCCGATCGAAGAAATGAGCGTGGTGACCGCACCGTATGAAGTGAACGGCAAGATCGTCGGCACGCTCGGCGTGATCGGACCGACGCGGATGGCCTATAACCGCGTGATCCCGATCGTCGACATTACGGCGCGTCTGCTTTCGTTGACGCTGAGCCAGCAATAG
- a CDS encoding NAD kinase, which produces MQVTSQFKTVALVGRNNTPGIGEPLTALASCIARRGFDVVFEADTAAEIGITDYPALRPAEIGARADVAVVLGGDGTMLGIGRQLAPYRTPLIGINHGRVGFITDIPISDMQEIVPLMLSGHFEREERTLLEARIMRDGSPIYHALAFNDVVVNRSGFSGMAELHVSVDGRFMYNQRSDGLIVATPTGSTAYALSSSGPILHPQLQGIVLVPIAPHALSNRPIVLPDDSKVSIQIVAGRDVNVNFDMQSFTALEHNDTIEVRRSRHTVPLLHPVGHSYYATLRKKLHWNEYPSHEDDIKP; this is translated from the coding sequence ATGCAAGTTACCAGCCAGTTCAAGACCGTTGCGCTAGTCGGGCGCAACAATACGCCAGGCATCGGCGAGCCTCTGACCGCGCTCGCCTCGTGCATCGCCAGGCGCGGCTTCGACGTGGTGTTCGAAGCGGACACCGCCGCGGAGATCGGCATCACCGATTACCCGGCCCTGCGCCCCGCGGAGATCGGCGCGCGCGCCGACGTCGCCGTGGTGCTCGGCGGCGACGGCACGATGCTCGGCATCGGCCGCCAGCTCGCGCCGTACCGCACGCCGCTGATCGGCATCAACCATGGGCGCGTCGGCTTTATCACCGACATCCCGATTTCCGACATGCAGGAAATCGTCCCGCTGATGCTCAGCGGCCACTTCGAGCGCGAGGAGCGCACCCTGCTCGAGGCGCGCATCATGCGCGACGGCAGCCCGATCTACCACGCGCTGGCGTTCAACGACGTGGTGGTGAACCGCAGCGGCTTCTCGGGGATGGCGGAACTGCACGTTTCGGTCGACGGCCGCTTCATGTACAACCAGCGCTCGGACGGGCTGATCGTCGCCACGCCGACCGGCTCGACGGCCTATGCGCTGTCCTCGTCGGGGCCGATCCTGCATCCGCAGTTGCAAGGCATCGTGCTGGTGCCGATCGCGCCGCACGCGCTGTCGAACCGGCCTATCGTGCTGCCGGACGACTCCAAGGTCAGCATCCAGATCGTGGCGGGGCGGGACGTGAACGTCAATTTCGACATGCAGTCGTTCACTGCGCTCGAACACAACGACACCATCGAAGTTCGCCGCTCGCGCCACACCGTGCCGCTGCTGCATCCGGTCGGCCATAGCTATTACGCGACGCTGCGCAAGAAACTTCACTGGAACGAATACCCGTCGCACGAAGACGACATCAAGCCCTGA
- the recN gene encoding DNA repair protein RecN, translating to MLRHLSIRDFVIVAALDLEFDSGFTVFSGETGAGKSILIDALALALGARADASVVRTGEARADITAEFETHAQLEHWLDEQALASAAAAGADDPHGRTVMLRRVVDANGRSRAFINGTAATLAQLREVGEMLVDIHGQHAHQLLMRPDAQRELFDTHAGLIDKAGAVGRAWRNWRDKVQAIELARTRDRELQLERERLAWQLAELDKLAPQPGEWEEVNAEHNRLSHSANLIDGVQGALTALSESDEAMITHLASIVSKVRDLAEIDPALNDALAALEPAEIQLQEAAYSLSHYAQRLELDPERLAQIEKRVDALHSAARKFRLQPQTLPEEHAARRAQLAALDAAADLDSLHAAEVKAKEAYLAEARQLSKARAKAAKALGSAVTTGMQELSMKGGSFEVALVALPDGGPHGLEQVEFRVAGHAGVPLRPLAKVASGGELARISLALAVIASAASPTPTLIFDEVDTGIGGGVAEVVGRLLHQLGRARQVLCVTHLPQVAARGDHHFQVAKAANGKGGTVSSVTPLDKASRVEEVARMLGGLEITATTRKHAKEMLAA from the coding sequence ATGCTTCGCCACCTCTCGATACGCGACTTCGTCATCGTCGCCGCGCTCGATCTTGAATTCGACAGCGGCTTTACGGTTTTTTCAGGCGAAACAGGCGCCGGCAAGTCGATCCTGATCGACGCCCTGGCATTGGCGCTCGGCGCCCGTGCCGACGCGAGCGTCGTGCGTACCGGTGAGGCACGGGCCGACATCACTGCGGAATTCGAAACCCATGCGCAGCTCGAGCACTGGCTCGACGAGCAGGCGCTGGCCTCGGCCGCCGCCGCAGGGGCCGACGATCCGCACGGCAGGACCGTCATGCTGCGACGCGTGGTCGACGCGAACGGCCGCTCGCGCGCCTTCATCAACGGCACGGCGGCGACGCTCGCGCAACTGCGCGAGGTCGGCGAAATGCTGGTCGACATTCACGGCCAGCACGCCCACCAGTTGCTGATGCGCCCGGACGCCCAGCGCGAGCTGTTCGACACCCACGCCGGACTGATCGACAAGGCAGGCGCCGTGGGCCGCGCCTGGCGCAACTGGCGCGACAAGGTGCAAGCCATCGAACTCGCCAGGACGCGCGACCGCGAACTGCAGCTCGAGCGCGAACGCCTAGCATGGCAGTTGGCCGAGCTCGACAAGCTCGCCCCGCAGCCGGGCGAATGGGAAGAGGTCAACGCCGAACACAACCGCCTGTCGCATTCGGCCAACCTGATCGACGGCGTCCAGGGTGCGCTCACTGCGCTATCCGAGTCGGACGAGGCGATGATCACGCATCTCGCCTCGATCGTCTCCAAGGTACGCGACCTCGCGGAGATCGATCCGGCGCTGAACGACGCCCTCGCCGCCCTTGAACCCGCCGAGATCCAGTTGCAGGAAGCGGCGTATTCGCTGAGTCACTATGCGCAGCGGCTGGAGCTCGATCCCGAGCGCCTTGCCCAGATCGAGAAGCGCGTCGACGCGCTCCATTCGGCCGCCCGCAAATTCCGTTTGCAGCCGCAGACGCTGCCGGAGGAACACGCCGCGCGTCGCGCGCAACTGGCCGCTCTGGATGCCGCCGCGGATCTGGACAGCCTGCATGCCGCCGAAGTCAAAGCGAAGGAAGCCTATCTCGCCGAGGCCAGGCAGCTATCGAAAGCACGCGCCAAGGCCGCCAAGGCACTGGGCTCGGCGGTCACCACGGGCATGCAGGAACTGTCGATGAAAGGCGGCAGCTTCGAAGTCGCCCTCGTGGCACTGCCGGATGGAGGCCCGCACGGGCTGGAACAGGTCGAGTTCCGGGTGGCGGGCCACGCGGGCGTGCCGCTGCGGCCGCTCGCCAAAGTCGCCTCGGGTGGCGAGCTGGCGCGGATCAGCCTTGCGCTCGCCGTGATCGCCAGCGCCGCCAGCCCCACCCCCACGCTGATCTTCGACGAAGTGGACACCGGCATCGGCGGTGGCGTCGCGGAGGTGGTCGGACGCTTGCTGCACCAGCTCGGCCGCGCCCGCCAGGTGCTGTGCGTGACCCATTTGCCGCAGGTCGCCGCGCGCGGCGACCATCACTTCCAGGTGGCAAAAGCCGCCAACGGCAAGGGTGGGACGGTCAGCAGCGTCACGCCGCTCGACAAGGCAAGCCGGGTCGAAGAAGTAGCGCGCATGCTCGGCGGGCTGGAGATCACCGCCACGACGCGCAAGCACGCCAAGGAAATGCTGGCAGCGTAA
- the glnE gene encoding bifunctional [glutamate--ammonia ligase]-adenylyl-L-tyrosine phosphorylase/[glutamate--ammonia-ligase] adenylyltransferase — translation MTDAILLSSSYSHYAARALAARPELAERIAALAAAPLTRERIEARFDALCAAQAGPAGGALTEDGLKRALRQLRTEVFCAVMERDLAGHADVAEVTGAMTDLAETTIQRALAVLSADLEVLYGEPRDPQGERLTLGVVGMGKLGGRELNVSSDIDLIFLYEEDGETAGGQRSPIATQDFFTRLGKRLIAALAEVTADGYVFRVDMRLRPNGDSGPLVCSLGMLEEYFYVQGREWERYAWIKGRLVSERGSDAARRLSKQLDAIVLPFIYRRYLDFGVISAIRALHLQIRQEAQRRASMRPDKADDIKLGRGGIREIEFSAQVFQLIRGGQDAGFRVRPTLAVLRHAAAHGLLAPTVCVKLSQAYRFLRELEHRLQYRNDAQTHAMPVDPEERAALAQAMGFDDYAALMVKLEAHRELVEQQFDQIFADKVTGRDGCGAPEDGAAVWVWSSALADDSADVALQARLVELGIAEPAELLARLRALWQSSRYAGLAERSRQRFDIVAQRALEAARTLEPPARRGDTVARFFDLLEAVSRRGAYLALLTEYPQALHRVLSVLGASHWAAGYLIRHPQLLDELLDDEAIASPFDWPEFKRTLRLRLAAADGVEQQMDLLRHAHQAEVFRILLIDLAGKLSVEHVSDRLSELADAVLDVTLEAVWNQLARRHREVPRFAVIAYGKLGGKELGYASDLDLIFLYDDADENAAEIYAMYTRRLITCLTMATGAGTLFDVDLRLRPNGESGLLVTDLDAFRRYQLREGDAANTAWVWEHQALSRARYCAGDAEIGAKFEAIREQVLTTPREAGPLAREIVEMRERVEAGHPNRTQLFDLKHDRGGMVDIEFTVQYWVLLHAARDPELIRNTGNIALLREVSRFGMMSEEEAETVGAAYRTYRKLQHKLRLDGMEKARVEPAAVEAERQAVLALWQRVFG, via the coding sequence ATGACTGACGCCATACTCCTGAGTTCCAGCTATTCACACTATGCGGCGCGCGCGCTGGCGGCCCGTCCTGAACTGGCGGAGCGCATTGCGGCGCTGGCTGCCGCGCCGTTGACGCGCGAGCGGATCGAAGCCCGCTTCGACGCGTTGTGCGCCGCGCAGGCCGGCCCTGCCGGCGGCGCGTTGACCGAGGACGGGCTCAAGCGGGCGTTGCGCCAGTTGCGCACCGAGGTGTTCTGCGCCGTGATGGAGCGCGACCTGGCGGGTCATGCGGACGTCGCCGAAGTGACCGGTGCGATGACCGATCTGGCTGAAACGACCATCCAGCGGGCGCTGGCGGTGCTCTCCGCCGATCTCGAAGTGCTGTACGGCGAGCCGCGCGACCCGCAGGGCGAGCGCCTGACGCTCGGCGTGGTCGGCATGGGCAAGCTGGGTGGGCGCGAGCTGAACGTGTCATCGGATATCGACCTGATCTTCCTCTATGAAGAGGACGGCGAAACCGCCGGCGGCCAGCGCTCGCCGATTGCCACGCAGGACTTTTTTACCCGCCTCGGCAAACGCCTGATCGCCGCGCTGGCCGAAGTCACCGCCGATGGCTACGTGTTTCGCGTTGACATGCGCTTGCGGCCGAATGGCGATTCGGGACCGCTCGTGTGTAGTCTTGGCATGCTCGAAGAGTATTTTTACGTGCAGGGCCGAGAGTGGGAGCGCTATGCCTGGATCAAGGGGCGGCTCGTATCCGAGCGCGGCAGCGACGCCGCGCGCCGGCTGTCGAAGCAGCTCGATGCAATCGTTCTGCCGTTCATCTACCGCCGCTATCTGGACTTCGGCGTGATCAGCGCGATCCGTGCGCTGCATCTGCAGATCCGCCAGGAAGCGCAACGCCGCGCCTCGATGCGGCCCGACAAGGCCGACGACATCAAGCTCGGCCGCGGCGGCATTCGCGAGATCGAATTCAGCGCGCAGGTGTTCCAGTTGATTCGTGGCGGGCAGGATGCAGGTTTCCGCGTGCGGCCGACGCTCGCCGTGCTGCGCCACGCGGCGGCGCACGGCCTGCTTGCGCCGACCGTGTGCGTGAAGCTTTCGCAGGCCTATCGTTTTTTGCGCGAGCTCGAACACCGCTTGCAATATCGCAACGACGCGCAGACGCACGCGATGCCGGTCGACCCGGAGGAGCGCGCGGCGCTGGCGCAGGCCATGGGCTTCGACGACTATGCGGCGCTGATGGTGAAACTCGAGGCGCACCGCGAGCTGGTCGAACAGCAGTTCGATCAGATCTTCGCCGACAAGGTGACGGGCCGCGATGGTTGCGGCGCGCCGGAGGACGGCGCGGCGGTGTGGGTGTGGAGCAGCGCGCTGGCCGACGATAGCGCGGACGTTGCCTTGCAGGCGCGCCTCGTCGAGCTTGGCATTGCCGAGCCGGCCGAACTGCTCGCGCGGCTGCGCGCCCTCTGGCAATCGTCGCGTTACGCGGGGCTCGCCGAGCGCAGCCGGCAGCGCTTCGACATCGTGGCGCAACGCGCGCTCGAAGCCGCGCGCACGCTGGAGCCGCCGGCGCGGCGCGGCGATACGGTGGCGCGCTTCTTCGACCTGCTCGAAGCCGTGAGTCGCCGCGGCGCTTATCTGGCGCTACTCACCGAGTATCCGCAAGCGTTGCACCGGGTCCTGTCGGTGCTGGGCGCCTCGCACTGGGCGGCCGGCTATCTGATCCGCCATCCGCAACTGCTCGACGAACTGCTGGACGACGAAGCGATTGCGAGCCCGTTCGATTGGCCCGAATTCAAGCGCACCCTGCGCTTGCGGCTCGCCGCGGCGGACGGCGTCGAACAGCAGATGGATCTGTTGCGCCATGCCCATCAGGCCGAAGTGTTCCGCATTCTGCTGATCGATCTGGCCGGCAAGCTGAGCGTCGAACATGTGAGCGACCGGCTCTCGGAACTCGCGGATGCCGTGCTCGACGTCACGCTCGAAGCCGTCTGGAACCAGTTGGCCCGACGCCACCGCGAGGTGCCGCGCTTTGCGGTCATCGCGTACGGGAAGCTGGGCGGCAAGGAGTTGGGCTACGCGTCGGACCTCGACCTGATCTTCCTCTACGACGACGCCGACGAGAACGCAGCGGAGATCTACGCCATGTACACGCGGCGCCTGATCACCTGTCTGACGATGGCCACGGGCGCGGGCACGCTGTTCGACGTCGACCTGCGGCTGCGGCCGAACGGCGAGTCGGGGCTGCTCGTCACGGATCTGGACGCGTTCAGGCGTTACCAGTTGCGCGAAGGCGACGCGGCGAATACCGCATGGGTCTGGGAGCACCAGGCGCTGTCGCGGGCGCGCTATTGCGCGGGCGACGCCGAGATCGGCGCGAAGTTCGAGGCGATCCGCGAGCAGGTTCTGACCACTCCGCGCGAGGCAGGGCCGCTCGCGCGTGAGATCGTCGAGATGCGCGAGCGGGTGGAGGCCGGGCATCCGAACCGGACCCAACTGTTCGATCTGAAGCACGATCGCGGCGGGATGGTGGATATCGAGTTCACCGTTCAATACTGGGTGCTGCTGCACGCGGCGCGCGATCCGGAGTTGATCCGCAATACCGGCAATATCGCGCTGCTACGCGAGGTGTCGCGCTTCGGGATGATGAGCGAGGAGGAAGCCGAGACGGTGGGCGCGGCGTATCGCACTTACCGCAAGTTGCAGCACAAGCTGAGGCTCGACGGCATGGAGAAGGCGCGCGTCGAGCCGGCCGCCGTCGAAGCGGAGCGCCAGGCGGTGCTGGCGTTGTGGCAACGGGTGTTCGGGTGA